From the genome of Nicotiana sylvestris chromosome 1, ASM39365v2, whole genome shotgun sequence:
gaagataggttcacatatgactatggactgttctatgaagcgactgatatagttaagacatcctaggaagctcatcacatcctttttgctcttaggtggtggcgACTCctaaatagctttgactttagtcggatcCAGTTCGATCCCCCGATGACTGACGATGAACCCCAGTAATTTTCCTGTTGAAAAGGATTGTTCAGACAAAGCACGACTTGATGAATCAagtatttattttgaaacaagtaaggaTTAAACAAAACTATaggaaattttaaatgcctagaacagctatagaagtaaattcttccaagctacccagggactcggcgggctcgggatggtgtggcggtccattTTCTGAGAATAGTTCTCTTCACcatagtctgaatagtgaggccttattcttcctcctcctcaattatggcaccgcagtccatgtcctcatcttCTAAGAACAAATTCTTAAACCCCGCTAGTGCTTCTTCCTCTGTAGTTCCCCATATTATGTCAgcctggtgaaaagcttgttccaaatgtggcactggttgctcaagagggtaatacggtccacgcCATAGAGTCGAAcaatcattgtactcttgccatgtatacgaGTATCCGATCCCAAAAATGGTgccatgatttttcagctgtattggttttgtgataccttggaggttctttcccaaccctttgccgggttcatatccggaccatgctagtatgctttctatcttgttactccaccacttatccttctcgacggcattgatccgtttgatgtgatgataggtttcccctcctagccttcttctatgtccaatggccaggatggtttgactagtgtagatggggttacttctaTCTCTGTGAATGAATACTTCCTagcggttccattcaaacttcacggcttgatgtagtgtggaaggaaCGGCTCCAGCAACATGGATCTATgggcggcccaacaaaagattatatgaggctggtatgtcaagcacttggaattcaacgtcgaaccaagttggccccatctgcaagcaaaggttgattttcccgatcgtggccctctgggacccatcgaaagccttcacattcatgcttcctacccgtatctcatggaaacctttgtccaacctcttcagagtgtccaatggacaaatatttaggctcgaacctccatcaaccaagaccctggcaatgaacttgtcttcaaatttcactgtgatatgcaatgcccgattgtgattcaaaccctcgGGCGGTAGCTCATATTCCTGGacgataatcttatggctctccaacacctgaccgaccatgttggccatttctccaccagtgatgtcATTGGGTATATAAGTCTCTCTCAGTACTTTTATTAAGGTTTTCTTGTGTGCCTCTAAGTTCTACGATAGTGAtaagatagatatctgagcagggactttgttcaggtgATTAACAATGgagtactcctttgcttgtactttcctacACAAGTCATCTGGCCCAGTCTCAATAAcaggctgcctagtagtggcctccttGCTTgaacctcccaagtgttcaggtgtatagactcttctagccctagtcatcccttgtgcagCGTCAGATTCCTGTACCTTGGCTTTCCCCTTTcgccgagcctcggcaacataatcccagggtattgcttttgagttgaatggggatgtagttgatactgtcacagtaaaaggtgtgaccacttctacttcaaatggagcggagatGGCTACGGGCGGAGCTacttctacctcgaatggaactgatgcagttacctcaacatcaataggtgcctgaatctggaccacaataggagtaagtatGACTGCAACCTTAATGTCattgccttctcgaataagcccgatcgacccctcagggtcccattcttcatttgtctctatcatatgtacaccatcacctctgtgatcagggaggAGATTGTTGCGAACATTGggtgcggcttcctttgcttgtatgaacttgttgtcaatgagtgtctggatcttatcctttaatgttcggcactcagtagTGGTATGCCCTTttataccggaatggtatgcacaagttttgttcggattgacccattgggatggattttctaatgctaCAGCGGGAACATGAGTGACGTAGCCTGcaactttcaacctttcatatagatggtcgatgggctcagcaatggcgatgtattgtctgggtggcttgcggtcgaagttgggtcttggtcttggatagttttggcgagctggtggtgattggaaaTTGGATGGTTgagaattataggtgtgatgaacagtggctggttgggaatatctgggagatgaaggttgatatgtaggcggtgatgcttggtatgtgggtggaggtgtttgatatgtgggtggaggtttttgataggtgggtggagatgtttgatatgtgagtggagattttgggccctgagccaccattactgccccaatatctctcttcttcgatatgtcacctgattgtagtgccttatttaTGGCTTGTAGTGCCTCAATTTTTGTTACCGTCCTGCTCTTGATtacctcttcaatcctttctccgagtttgatgatgtcagagaacttgtgattttcgataaccatcaacctctcataatattgtggatcatgtgccCTAACAAAGAATTTATACATCTGTTCTTCATCCAAagagggcctgaccttggctgcttccgacctcaACCTAGTAGAATACTCACGAAAAGTCATCTCAGTAgttttcttcttaagattctgaatgtagaagacatccagtgcattctctatgttaaacctgaaccggtccatgaaatctgacgccatgcttacccaattagaccatttcttgggattttggctgatataccaagacaaagcgtccCCAGTAAGGATCCTTATAAAGAGCTTCATCTAGAGTTTTTCATCTTTCCTGACCCCGACATGCTTATCACAATAGGTTCTTAGAtgaaccctaggatcacctgtaccatcgaacattttgaacttgggaggtttgtaccccttggaCAGTTCGACATCCGTCTATATAcacaggtcttcatagttcaaaccatctattcctctgtcgccttcaacaccttggactaggcttgtcaacttcttgagttcttcagccatgttctgaatgagcaggtccttctagGAGGATTCTGGTGCACaagagattggttgggtagaatgaggtgtagtttccacatatatagggttgctttgatgggtgccaggaacttgggtgtagtgatggtcattggtgaaGTTTTATGGATCGGGAATGGGTTATGTATtatggggagtgtggtaagtagtgcttggtgggtactgaattggttgatgatgatattgtggtggagttggtattggtagcggattgatattttggggtggggttgcgtattgatttggtgcggtaggattttgtggctgttggttttgtgcGTTCTGATGAgatgttgggttctttgtgttttgttagtggatatcagggacattgagggtaagTGACAGGTTTGACAAGTTgcagacctgctcaagttctctttgcagttctagtatcttttgttccaatctcaaAACTAGgtcatttggggccggagtactacggccatctgaaGTCTCTGTGCTCTCAACATTTTCCTTTGGATTCCACTTAAGTAGTCCATCTTTGTCTTTCCTTTGccctttgtgttgcttggagtaggaggaggtggagggcctctagatcttgtgtgatatgctgatgaggcaagtatgagtgaaccaacctaaggggatgagaataatcaaaagtaaagaaaaacaaaatgtaACAAGTCAGCGAGGATTTCTAAaacgtttgcagtatttaaacacatattgcaaaaTGTATACTCGTGTCCTATTTTGGAACCTcgtgtgcccgaggtaggccgagcgacaaataaacttggagaatTTTAATGCCAATaactgcttcatttcataatataaaaatagacaaatcccaaaacgacactaagataataataagataagtcactacttggcacttggccttattatattttaggaaaaacaagtaaatctagcctatttggtcctagaaggaccttccctagattctatcttccggactccatcatatagatcccccagctcgcgcagtcccaaCAGCAAGTAGGCCCTGGTCAGATGTCCCCCTTTAGCTTCCTTAGCATTCTGGCAATTTTCAATtctctttatgactttgccttccagctccattattcctcgctccagatattccagttttctgtttgaagtgattgccatctctttccactcctcgatcaacctcacattcctctcatgtattttccgatgctcattctcagagtcgtggaccctttTAGGCagctgttgtatttgacttgagctttagcttcctcatctatgattTTGTTCCCTCTACCGGTCCCTGGTGTCgccattcctttcagattgtcctccaaccatgccaggtagagaggctcgcaccctaCATGATACCTGTCTAGCTTAGCGgtgcttttctccacaatgattttgcagtgccacgtGTGCTGAGCTTGACACTTGTAAGGAATGTCGTCATCTTgaaagtctgccctgaaatgactcatcttgaaaacccttggtacaacctgttttctgcctacttgcctcataacttgtatagggacatatgggtatatccctctcaacccgatcaacactaagtgcggagcatccctggacctgatgataaactcgtctgttgggaaccattcaaacatccactgGACCTGTTCCTCGATCAGATTATCGAAGAATTCTACCCATTCCTTGGTACTTTTCGGCTGAGCAAATCtatctggaatgtaagtcatcagcttagggtgatggaaggcaatgtgGTCGTTCCAAACCTTCACGGAAATTCTTGACGATAGTGATCCTTTTGGAAATGTTCCAGCAACCGTAACTGCagcaacaaattacaaccctcaAAAAGCTTGACCCCTTTTTGACAGCGTTCCAAAACcttgtagatgtcggctatgatcatggggactatggtatatgtttgTCCATTAatccttccatcaaagtcttggcgaccatggccaacctagtgtggattcttccctttttcattgggaatacTATCAGGCCTAGAAAGCACACAATAAATACAAATACTCTGTGGTGGATGTGACCTAGAGAAGTGAGGGAGATATCATCATGGTAAGTGCGGAAAGACTTTCTATGGACATACCTCTCGTAcaggtattcgaaaggtatgtaggaatcCTTTAAGCACACTAGGTCAACATTCTTCTTCAGGCCCATCATATTCAAAAATCCCTTGCCCGTACAGTTATCCGGTACTAATAGCccaggactatcccaagtcaatcttGCAAgccctcctatttcctctaagagcggtgtcatttctatgtcaccaaaaTGAAACACaactctttcactatcccagaataaagtggcagcttcgatcaatttgttgtttggatcaatatctagcaaggaaagcaggttacccaggtactttttcacatgcttcttgtTACTAGaggaaaggtcttcccaccaatttagaagcaatggtgggatgtttctaaccataccgaatctggggacctcgtgcctcattttctacaaaataaaagggttagaccttacccccaccggactagactatttatacatttatgattaatatatcggcatttagttctccaaattaatgcacagaacgtggttgcgTCTGTTGGGGTCATGGAAAACCTGAtagactttggataaggcttattttaaaggatcattatatggacaacataattgatgctgactaagtttgaccatgatgcatgcacaatataaccagagtaaggtttctatggcattttagactagtaccctcaagaggacaactcgagggggaaggcacAAAACCGtcaactgcaccgctgatcgattgGTTTTACTGCAAagaagcctttccaaatttaagggtagtaaataggaaaaGCGCAACCATTCATtaaagtgttgctataggatttgatacgcacgagtggaatattatgcagagcatgatttatgcagcaattaacaACATATAGTCAAGTATTTTTCAcatagaaaaaaaataaatacagcatttaaataattgaaagacagttacaggaaaaggaaaacaaagagacaagtcagtttcaagacaataaataaatcataaatgcttgaaaaatagacagctaaattcaaataagggagaagggtatgGGATAAAGTATTCTTGGACTAATTAGTAAAAgacaagttcattatggtaagagccgaaaggtatccccagcagagtcgccatgctgtcgtgccccctttttccctcgtGGAGAGAggtccaggtttcgacattccatggggtgtgatgacaatttccttttgggaacttgggtatttgaagagtcgccacctaacgggttatagtgcgttagggaacctagaacggttaactcttagactagtttgcattaccagagatttagggtaagggctcgtaataacctcgaggggaagatgttaggcacccctcttggtccacaactgtgggtcctggccgaacttatattcacaaattagtccataaatagtttaatcaaataggttgcaagtaaaccaCGTTGGGGAACTCAAGTaacaaaataaagatttttgaacaagttgtataaaacaaagGTTTTAAATAGAAAAAGGATTTTTGGAAAAAgaaggagtcctaggttggttagcctataggatcaccccacacaatgtccggtaaacactcctcgatgaggggctacatgtgacattagcacgtagtcatcatatcccatatctacccttcccatccccttagtagTCCTTTAAAGCGAGGgtttggtcagcgatctctattgcgtgctattacccgtcccttcttaatggtcctggagggatttaggacctctacctataggtggttctaaacaaacccctaaggtttaaaatgtaaaaatactaaggcgacaggtAAGAACAGTTAGGACTTTTAGCAAATAAGAAcaaaagggagcaattagaggctcaaagttttcctcctcaaacaaggcacataaatagcacgactcaagcacaaataaggTCTTTTGTTAAAAAGTATCCTAAAGCATAATGTCTAAGTGAATGTATACAAAACTGGCAGTTTGTTTTATAAACTCATAAATAATGACTCTATTAGTGGCCTACTGACTTTAAATCTTGCTTAAACAGGACAGCATTAAGTCACAGAAATAGTTTCAGAATTGCAAGTTCTGAAaacgccctacaggcttgcctatacgcggaatactgataactacactttatatagaatGAAATAAGGCAGGTTTTGAAACGGActttttaatccctataggcatgctgtctaataaCAGATTAAAGCAGTTTTTAAAGAACTCATTTTAGGAAACATAATACACTAATTAAGCCAATTCAGAAGTAAGTTAATCGTTAGTTTATTTGAACCAAACTAGTTCGGATGGACAGGTAGAATTTCTGGTGTtgtctcctataggcatgatatcttgTTGAATACTAATTTTAGAAACTTGCAGGCATGAACACATGTAAACACTTGTCATAGCAGAATTTGGATTAAATTATATCCTATAAGCATGACATATatttgtgaagttgattttaagacttgtagacatgatttctattacagaattatttgaaacctataggcatgatttctaacatggtgagataaacatgacaagatgtaaagtcctataagcatgatttctacttggtaaggcaatcagatcaaaatgtaaagtcctataaacatgatttctacccgtattaccccataaacatgtagctacccatcccttttcactaattaccccaatattcgtttacaagttattacatgccatataaatgaattacataagtaaataaagaaaataagaagttattctgtAGGGATCCTACATATAGGCCcaggtttccaaagcctccaatagcctcaaatgcctcaattctaTAGACAAATTCATAGTCTAGgtgtatcaaagttccctaaggatctcaaggatcccgggcagtgcctACACTCAGACTTGGTAAtaaaaattgaataagtgcagtatggaagggccagcctcagtatgccagagttcagatgGTTCTCAAGAAGATCcctaggcagtacacatactggagggggcagaacttattgacataggagtagagtgagagtgcttgacacaagttgaaaggtttttaaaaaggaagtttgtttgaaataatttagtaaaacaacagGGCAGTTTGAAAAGAGAGTGGAGTACTGaacaacagtccaaacacaacacctttaggataggttcatacacagccaAGGGTCACAGAACCATAGcaagttcagtagtcacaaaTAGGGTTCAAGGGATTGAGGGATGCATAGAACACTTGATTGTAAACACATAACTAGAAAAGGTCTTGGGGATTGGTACAGACATGCTCAGATACAACTGACCAGACATAGTCACAGAACCAGATATAAAGAACAAACTTACATAtaggggtgatagggatttgggggtACATGGAGCATATGAAGATAAGCACATAACAGGCAGAGGTGattggtatagacatgctcaAAAACAATTGATCAGACATAGAGGGGGGAACATGTTTATACTGATTCTAAGGAAGGGGAGTTCATAACATGCTAATCATGTAAGCATATTAACTGCAAATCTCTAACCATGGATAAAAGCAAACTAAAAATAGGATGaattgaagcaataaaagaaccaaATTGTTGTTCgaacttgaattgaaactagaacataccagtagagaagacaGTAAACAAAAGTGAAGAAGCAGGAGAACACTATGGTTAGCCTTGGTTTGCAGCCAGCTAACttagaatagtagcaagtagcacaaagagggcagaaagtttaagtgtgagagagagcttttgaaccaatgtgttcgtgtgttttTGCTAATAAGAGAAtgtgtatatatagtttgaaagcaggtagcaaataaggtaaaaatcaaagttcatCAATAATTATGgggactcagaatcaatcagtcaTGAAATCAAGGCATgtactccctttaattgaggagttaACTTCAAACGGTAATAAACATGTAACAA
Proteins encoded in this window:
- the LOC138891165 gene encoding uncharacterized protein, encoding MASDFMDRFRFNIENALDVFYIQNLKKKTTEMTFREYSTRLRSEAAKVRPSLDEEQMYKFFVRAHDPQYYERLMVIENHKFSDIIKLGERIEEVIKSRTVTKIEALQAINKALQSATVHHTYNSQPSNFQSPPARQNYPRPRPNFDRKPPRQYIAIAEPIDHLYERLKVAGYVTHVPAVALENPSQWVNPNKTCAYHSGIKGHTTTECRTLKDKIQTLIDNKFIQAKEAAPNVRNNLLPDHRGDGVHMIETNEEWDPEGSIGLIREGNDIKVAVILTPIVVQIQAPIDVEVTASVPFEVEVAPPVAISAPFEVEVVTPFTVTVSTTSPFNSKAIPWDYVAEARRKGKAKVQESDAAQGMTRARRVYTPEHLGGSSKEATTRQPVIETGPDDLCRKVQAKEYSIVNHLNKVPAQISILSLS